The sequence CAAAAGCAGCAATAGGTTTTGCAAAGAAATTCGATCTTGACCCTTCTGCTTTGGAAGTACGCGAAACATCTAAGGGATCATTTGTCTTTGCAAAAGTTTGTGAGAGTGGTGCAGATGCCAAAGAGTTATTGGGTGAATTGATACCTGGTTGGATTGGAAATTTGCAAGGACGTCGTTTTATGCGTTGGGGTTTAGGAGAACAACGTTTCTCAAGGCCAGTGAGGTGGCTTGTTGCTTTTTTGGATGAATCTTTGATCAAAGTTTGCCTTAAAGGTACAGACCCTGAAGTCGTTTCTGGAAGGCAAAGTAAGGGACATAGGTTGCATCAAGATGATGTTGTTATAAGTTCTGCAAAAGAATATCAATCAATTTTGAGTAAGTCTGGTGTTCAAATTGACCGAGATAAACGTCAGGGATTGATTCAACAATTAATAATTAATGCATCTAAAGAACTTAATGCTGTTGTTGATATCTCTATAGAGTTGTTGGAGGAACTAACTGATTTAGTTGAGTCACCAAACCTAATCATAGGGGAATTCGACCATCAATTTCTTGAGTTGCCTGCTGAAGTGCTAAGCACTGTCATGCGCGTTCATCAACGTTATATTCCACTATATTTAGATCTTGATTTGGTTGACCCCTTATCTCTTAATGCAAAGAATACTCTTTTCCCCAAATTCCTATGCATAAGTAATGGATTGCCTTCAGCAAATAAAACTATTAAGCTAGGAAACGAAAGGGTTTTAAGAGCACGACTTTCAGACGCACAGTTTTTTGTTCAGGCTGATCTTGCCGTAACTAGTTCTGATAGATGTGATCAACTTAGTAATGTTACCTTTGCAGAAGGATTGGGGTCACTTCTTGATCGAGTGAAAAGAATTGAGTGGATTTCTAATTCACTCTGTAAATACCTCAAGTATTTAAGTCTTGATAAGCAAATTATTCATAGAGCAGCATCTTTATGTAAGCATGATTTAGTTAGCCAGATGGTTAACGAGTTCCCTGAGCTTCAAGGAATAATAGGAGCTAAGTATCTTCTTGCTGAAGGAGAGTCTAGAGATATTTCGTTGGCTGTTTTAGAACACTATTTACCACGTTATGCAGGAGGTGACCTTCCAAAATCAGATGCTGGTTCTATTCTTGCCTTGTCTGAAAGAATAGAGTTATTGCTTAGTATTTTTGCTAAAGGAGAGAGGCCTACTGGTTCTTCTGATCCTTATGCATTAAGAAGAGCCGGGAATGGAATATTATTGATACTTAAAGAAAAAGGTTGGAAATTAAATCTTAATGAACTCTTAGAATATTCTATAAATTACTGGTCAGCTCTATTTACAGAATTAACGATAAACCCAAATAGAATCTTATTAGACATATCAGAATTCCTCAGACTTAGAATTATTAGCATTCTTGAAGAATCTGGCATTGATTTTGATATAGCTCAGGCTGTAGCAGGACAAACAATAGATATCAAGCGCTTATTATCTGACCCTGTTGATGTATTTACTAGAGCTAATTTGCTTACAGATATGAGAAGTTCAGGTCAATTATTATCAGTCCAGCAAGTGGTAACCAGAGCTTCACGCTTGGCTAAGAGTAGTTTGCTAGATATAAGTCTTTTAAGTTCTACTAATGTGGTTGATTCTAAGTTATTTGAAAAGGAAAGTGAGTTTAATATGTTAAAGATTATAAATTCCCTTGAGCCGATTGCTCTTAGCGATCATTCAGATCGATATGTGCTTTTAGCAAAAAAACTTTCTGAAAGCACATCAGTATTATCCTCTTTCTTTGATGGAGATGGAAGTGTTATGGTTATGACTGATTCAGATGATATTAGAATAAACAGGCTTAACTTGCTGAGAGTTCTATGTAATCAGGCAAGTATAATTGCAGATTTTGATCAGATAAAAATGATCAAATAAAGAACTATCTGATCATTCTTATTGACTTAGGGGTTGCTATTTAATTGATCAACTTTTAGTTGCGGTAACTTTTTCCTCGTCTGTGGGTACTTTTATACCTCCCTTTATCGTACATACTTCCAGCATCTTATTTACTTCTGCATCGTCTCGAACTGTACTAGGTACCGGTTTGTATTTATCAGGTGCAAGTGCCCGCCCTCTTAGAACAGATCCTATGGTCATAAAAGTGAGTTTAATTTGTTGAAGAGGTTTCATTGCTACAACTGTCTTATATAAATAACTATCGAAAGTAAGTCTTTGAACATCTAAGTCATCACACATTTCTACAAATGCTTCTCTTGCACCATCATTTGAATAGAAGATATTTTGGAGAATTTCCAGAACTTTGTAAGTAGCTCCATATTTCTTGTCCCATTTAGTAAGGTATTTTTTTAGATCACCTTCGCTAGGTATTCTTTTCCCTCGTTGACTTGCCTCGACAATCTCTTCAGCGCACATACGACCACTTTTAGCTGCAAAATAAATCCCTTCACCAGAACTTTTTGTTACGTACCCTGCAGCATCCCCAACAAGAGCCATTCTTCCAACCACTCGACGTGGCCGAGGATGTTCTGGAATAGGATGTGCTTCAACCTTTATAACCTCGCCATTCACAAGTCTTTTTTTTGCTCTTTCTCTTACACCTACCTGAAGACTTTTTATAAGTGATTGATTCTTTTGCATGGTCCCTGTGCCTACTGCAACGTGATCATATTTAGGAAAAACCCACCCATAGAAATCAGGTGAAACATCTGTTCCTACATACATTTCAGCAAGATCCTCGTAGTAACTCATTTCCTTCTCAGGAAGTTTGATTCTTTCTTGAAAGGCAATAGCAACGTTGTAGTCACCCGCATCCATGGCTTTTGCAACGCGGCTATTGGCGCCATCAGCCCCAATTATCAGATCAACTTCAAGAGACTTGGTTTCACCAGTAGCATCACCTGATGAGAAATCTGAATAGGTAAGGGTATAGGGGCCTTCACGATTTGTTCCGGTGTCAATTTTGGTTACCAATCCATTAACCAGGTTTGCTCCTAGTTCAGCTGCACGATTACGCATAAAGGCATCCATAACCTCTCTGCGGCACATTCCTATGTATTCATTCTCGGTTTTGCCATAAACCTTGTCTAGGCTTATATCCACTTCGCGATTGGAAGGTGAAATCATTCTCATATTGCGTACTTTTCGATCAATGATCGAGTCAGGAAGATCGAACTCGGCCACCATGCAAAGAGGAATTGCACCTCCACAAGGTTTTGCATTATCAAGCTTTCGCTCAAAGATCCAGGTTTTGATTCCTGCTTTTGCAAGAATTTCTGCGGCACATGAGCCACTTGGGCCCCCACCGATCACTGCTACACGCAACATCTTTTAGGCTTAATTATATATTCGTCAATGAAAACTAACTCGCCAAAAGAAATCTCGTAAAGAGTTCTTGCCAACCCCGTTACGATCGATACAAACATTCTTTTTCAAATTTGTGGCTCGAGCTGAATCCGCTCGAAGCAATAACACCGATGATATCCCTCTTGCACGAAGGTCTAATCCAATTAGACCCTCTTCAAAAGGGGTTAGGTTTATAGCTCTTGCATCGGCTTTCTTAGGTGGTTCAGCGATATTGCTGTATGTAAGCTTTTCATCTCGTTTTATAGGATCAGCACCTTTACTTGGGACTCAGCAATTGCCTTCCTCTGATGGCCTTTTGCTTGGTCATTTCCCATATCCAGAGGTCTCAGCTCAACAATTGGTTTCGGTCTATCCAGGTTTAGATATTCATAAGGACACCTACAAAGCTCTTAAATTAATGCGCTCAGCTGCTAGCGCTGATGGAATTGATTTAGTTCTTTTGAGTGGTTATCGATCGCATGATCTTCAAAGACAAATTTTTTATGGAAGAAAATCAGCTCGAAATCAGATTGCAATTGAAAGAGCAAAAGTTTCAGCTCCGCCTGGATATTCTGAGCACAGCACAGGCTATGCAATCGATTTAGGTGACGCAAAAAGACGAGAAACTGATTTAGAAGTTGAATTTGAAACAACTGATGCTTTTATATGGCTTCAAAAAAATGCTGCCAAATATCACTTTGTGCTTTCATTCCCTAGAGGGAATGCACAGAAAGTAAGTTACGAGCCTTGGCATTGGAGATTTGAGGGCACTGTTGATGCTCTTAGGCAGTTTCAGGCCGCCAATGAACGTGCGCGCACAAGAGAGGCCTCAAATTAAGTTGTTGAATTTCGCATTTCGCAATCTTTTCTTGATTAATCTTGCTTTGGTTCAAACTTAAAAGGTCATTGAAGGCAGTTTTATTGGTTACTTATTTCTAAAGTTGAGATAGTCTTTCGCCTTGCGCTCTAGAGCGTTTTTTTATAACGGAAGCATTGATTAAAATGAATAGCAAGGAACAGTCGATCAGAAATATTGCAATCATTGCCCATGTCGATCATGGAAAAACTACTTTGGTAGATGCGCTTCTCACCCAGTCAGGGATCTTCAGAGATAATGAGGCCGTCCCGACCTGTATTTTGGACTCTAATGATTTGGAGCGTGAACGTGGGATAACTATTCTGTCTAAAAACACTGCAGTAACATATAAAGACACACGAATAAATATTGTTGATACTCCAGGTCATGCTGATTTTGGTGGGGAAGTTGAGAGAGTTTTAGGCATGGTGGATGGGTGCTTATTAATTGTTGATGCTAATGAAGGACCTATGCCCCAGACTAGATTTGTGCTTAAAAAAGCCTTGGAAAAAGGTTTAAGGCCAATTGTCTTTGTGAATAAGGTAGATAGGGCAAGAGTTGAACCTGAGACTGCTGTAGATAAGGTTCTTGATCTTTTTTTAGAACTCGGTGCAGATGATGATCAATGCGATTTCCCCTATTTATTTGGAAGCGGATTAGGTGGATTTGCAACAGCAGATATGTCTGAATCTAGTGACACTATGAAGCCGCTTTTTGATTCAATCATTCGTCATGTTCCACCTCCAGTTGGTGATGAAACTAAACCATTGCAGCTACAGATTACAACGCTTGATTACTCAGACTTTCTTGGAAGAATAGTTATCGGCAGAGTTCATAATGGAATTATTCGTAATGGCCAGAATGCTGTATTGATTAAGGAGAACGGCACTGAAAAGCGAGGAAGGATTAGTAAACTACTTGGTTTTGCAGGTTTGGAACGTATAGAAATTGATAAGGCCTTCGCAGGAGATTTGGTGGCACTAGCAGGTTTTGATGAAGTTAATATTGGGGAGACGATTGCCTGTCCCGATGAGCCCAAAGCCTTACCACTAATTAAGGTAGATGAGCCTACTCTTCAAATGACTTTTGTTGTCAATGATTCTCCTTTTGCTGGACAAGAAGGAAAGTTTGTAACTAGTAGGCAGTTGCGTCAACGCCTAGAGAAAGAATTACTAACTAACGTTGCTTTAAGAGTTGAAGAGACAGATTCTCCTGACCGATTTGCAGTTAGCGGAAGGGGAGAACTTCACCTTGGAATTTTGATTGAAACAATGCGTAGAGAGGGTTATGAGTTTCAAGTTTCTCAACCGCAAGTGATTTTTCGTACGATTGACGAAATTCCTTGTGAGCCTGTAGAAACTCTTGTAATGGATGTTCCAGAGTCATCAGTAGGCACATGTATTGAAAAATTAGGAGTACGAAGAGGCGAGATGCAAAATATGGAGACGGGAAATGATGGACGTACCCAATTGGAGTTTGTTGTGCCATCAAGGGGTTTGATTGGTTTTAGAGGTGAATTTATTCGTGCAACAAGAGGAGAAGGGATTATGAGTCATTCTTTTTTCGAATATCGGCCAAAGGTCGGAGAATTTGATGCAAGAAGAAATGGTGTATTAATTTCATTTGAAGAAGGTGTAGCTACTTTCTATGCTTTAAAAAATGCTGAAGATAGAGGTCAATTTTTTATTACTCCTGGCACTAAGGTTTATAAGGGAATGATTATTGGAGAAAACAATAGGCCACAGAATCTTGAAATTAATATATGTAAAACAAAACAATTGACGAATATGAGGTCTGCAGGAGCAGAAGAATTAGATACTCTGCAATCTCCTATGGAGATTACTTTAGAGAGGGCTCTTGAATATATAGGCCCTGGTGAGATGCTAGAAGTTACTCCTGAATCTATAAGATTGCGAAAACTGCCTGCAAAGAAGAAAATCAAAAGTTAATGGAAAAGACTAATAGTGAATCTAATTCCTTGTCTTATGATAAAAGATTCCATAAAGCTATAGCTCTCTTTAACTCTGGAGATTGGTATTCAGCACATGATGTTTTTGAAGAGTTGTGGCATGAAGGATATGGATTAGAAAGAAATACACTTCAGGGGATTTTGCAAGTCGCAGTTGCTCAATTACATTTAGCAGGTGGGAATAGAAACGGTGCTATGATTCTTTTTGGTGAAGCATTAGGTCGTCTATCAAGACTAAGTACACCAAGCTTAGGGTTGGATTTAGATAGACTTTGTGAATCTGTTAAGCAAAGATTGAATATTCTTCATCAAGATGGTGATCCAGAGCAATTTAGTGTCCCATTCCTTTTTCAACAGACTAGAAATTAGGTAAATTGACTTGATTATCTTGCTAGGTGCGGGAGTTGGACTTTTCTTGTACTCAACTACTAA comes from Prochlorococcus sp. MIT 1307 and encodes:
- the glyS gene encoding glycine--tRNA ligase subunit beta, with the protein product MATFLLEVGTEELPADFARLVTPQLEKLVKNDLTQRRLDFQLVKCTSTPRRIVLIAEGVADSARDFESEYKGPPANKAFLNGSPTKAAIGFAKKFDLDPSALEVRETSKGSFVFAKVCESGADAKELLGELIPGWIGNLQGRRFMRWGLGEQRFSRPVRWLVAFLDESLIKVCLKGTDPEVVSGRQSKGHRLHQDDVVISSAKEYQSILSKSGVQIDRDKRQGLIQQLIINASKELNAVVDISIELLEELTDLVESPNLIIGEFDHQFLELPAEVLSTVMRVHQRYIPLYLDLDLVDPLSLNAKNTLFPKFLCISNGLPSANKTIKLGNERVLRARLSDAQFFVQADLAVTSSDRCDQLSNVTFAEGLGSLLDRVKRIEWISNSLCKYLKYLSLDKQIIHRAASLCKHDLVSQMVNEFPELQGIIGAKYLLAEGESRDISLAVLEHYLPRYAGGDLPKSDAGSILALSERIELLLSIFAKGERPTGSSDPYALRRAGNGILLILKEKGWKLNLNELLEYSINYWSALFTELTINPNRILLDISEFLRLRIISILEESGIDFDIAQAVAGQTIDIKRLLSDPVDVFTRANLLTDMRSSGQLLSVQQVVTRASRLAKSSLLDISLLSSTNVVDSKLFEKESEFNMLKIINSLEPIALSDHSDRYVLLAKKLSESTSVLSSFFDGDGSVMVMTDSDDIRINRLNLLRVLCNQASIIADFDQIKMIK
- the chlP gene encoding geranylgeranyl reductase, coding for MLRVAVIGGGPSGSCAAEILAKAGIKTWIFERKLDNAKPCGGAIPLCMVAEFDLPDSIIDRKVRNMRMISPSNREVDISLDKVYGKTENEYIGMCRREVMDAFMRNRAAELGANLVNGLVTKIDTGTNREGPYTLTYSDFSSGDATGETKSLEVDLIIGADGANSRVAKAMDAGDYNVAIAFQERIKLPEKEMSYYEDLAEMYVGTDVSPDFYGWVFPKYDHVAVGTGTMQKNQSLIKSLQVGVRERAKKRLVNGEVIKVEAHPIPEHPRPRRVVGRMALVGDAAGYVTKSSGEGIYFAAKSGRMCAEEIVEASQRGKRIPSEGDLKKYLTKWDKKYGATYKVLEILQNIFYSNDGAREAFVEMCDDLDVQRLTFDSYLYKTVVAMKPLQQIKLTFMTIGSVLRGRALAPDKYKPVPSTVRDDAEVNKMLEVCTIKGGIKVPTDEEKVTATKS
- a CDS encoding M15 family metallopeptidase, yielding MARAESARSNNTDDIPLARRSNPIRPSSKGVRFIALASAFLGGSAILLYVSFSSRFIGSAPLLGTQQLPSSDGLLLGHFPYPEVSAQQLVSVYPGLDIHKDTYKALKLMRSAASADGIDLVLLSGYRSHDLQRQIFYGRKSARNQIAIERAKVSAPPGYSEHSTGYAIDLGDAKRRETDLEVEFETTDAFIWLQKNAAKYHFVLSFPRGNAQKVSYEPWHWRFEGTVDALRQFQAANERARTREASN
- the typA gene encoding translational GTPase TypA, which translates into the protein MNSKEQSIRNIAIIAHVDHGKTTLVDALLTQSGIFRDNEAVPTCILDSNDLERERGITILSKNTAVTYKDTRINIVDTPGHADFGGEVERVLGMVDGCLLIVDANEGPMPQTRFVLKKALEKGLRPIVFVNKVDRARVEPETAVDKVLDLFLELGADDDQCDFPYLFGSGLGGFATADMSESSDTMKPLFDSIIRHVPPPVGDETKPLQLQITTLDYSDFLGRIVIGRVHNGIIRNGQNAVLIKENGTEKRGRISKLLGFAGLERIEIDKAFAGDLVALAGFDEVNIGETIACPDEPKALPLIKVDEPTLQMTFVVNDSPFAGQEGKFVTSRQLRQRLEKELLTNVALRVEETDSPDRFAVSGRGELHLGILIETMRREGYEFQVSQPQVIFRTIDEIPCEPVETLVMDVPESSVGTCIEKLGVRRGEMQNMETGNDGRTQLEFVVPSRGLIGFRGEFIRATRGEGIMSHSFFEYRPKVGEFDARRNGVLISFEEGVATFYALKNAEDRGQFFITPGTKVYKGMIIGENNRPQNLEINICKTKQLTNMRSAGAEELDTLQSPMEITLERALEYIGPGEMLEVTPESIRLRKLPAKKKIKS
- a CDS encoding DUF309 domain-containing protein; its protein translation is MEKTNSESNSLSYDKRFHKAIALFNSGDWYSAHDVFEELWHEGYGLERNTLQGILQVAVAQLHLAGGNRNGAMILFGEALGRLSRLSTPSLGLDLDRLCESVKQRLNILHQDGDPEQFSVPFLFQQTRN